The Vibrio echinoideorum DNA window TCACCTTGAGCAATCACCACATAGTCTCGAACGCAGTTATCACATAGCGCCAACTTTGGGTAAGCGTCTTTCTGTTTCTTTGCGTTAATGTCGCCTTCGGTGGTGTATACGGTTCTCATTTTTATACCTTTGTTTAATAACTTGCTAGGCGCAAATTGTATCACTGTTTACAGCCTTGTTTGCAGTGTTGTGACTTAGATAAATGAGTATCAGATGAGGTGGTTCCTTTGAGTTTCGAAGTGATGAACAACAAAATCAACGTGCCACGCCTATCAGTGGTAAAATGAAAAAAGCTCACCAACCAATGAAGTCATTAATGAAAAATTGTAATCAATGCGGAAAATGCTGTATCAAATATGGAAATGGTGACCTTGCCGCAACTCAAGAAGAAATCGATTTGTGGGAGCTGTTCAATCCAGACATTTATGAATATGTTCGAGGTAGTGAGATCTGGTTTGATCCTAAATCTGGCGAACGCTTAAGTCGTTGCCCTTTCCTAGAAGTTGTTCCAACCAAAGATAAGAATGCTCAAGCTAAATATACATGCAGTATCTATTTAGACCGCCCAGAAGACTGTCGTCATTATCCTAGCCTTATCAATGAGATGGTACGTGATGAGTGCGAGATGATTGAAGTAATCGATTTGCAAGATACGAAAAAAGCTCAAAGGAGGCTCGACTTTTTAATGAAAGATAGCCGCCCTTCAAGCTTTTCATAAGGTTGATCTTTAAGGATCAACCTTCGAATTAACTATTAACTATTAACTATTAACTATTAACTAGCGGAAGAAACTGGTTCGCCTCTAACCAGTCAACAGCAAACAAAGCAGCCAGCGAACATACCGCCCTGTCATTACCATCGACAAATTTTAGCTCTTCAATTTCAGCGTCTGGTGATAACTCACCCGCGTATTCAGCAAGGTAACAAGTAAGCTGAACGGAAACACCTTCTGCTTTGCCATCGGCTTGGCCAGTAAATGTCTCTACGTATTTGATCGAATTAGGCACCAAGTCGACCGAAATTTCTTCTTTGATTTCGCGTACTAGCGCTTGCTCATCACTTTCCCCCGCTTCGCGTTTTCCGCCCGGAAGGTAGAACAGTTCCTTGCCTTTTGATCTCACCATCAAAAGCTTACCGTCTTTAATGAATATCCAAGCGAGCTTATCAATTACCTTATTCATGTTCTTAGACCTTGTTATTGTGTTTATTATTCTGGTTAGTACGATCGTATCGCGGCAGGCGCATGTTACATGCAGCAGTGAACATATTCTATTGAATTGCTTAGGAAATTGATTTTGGCGTCGATAAACCACAGCCTTCAATAGAATACTCACCGGCTGTCATAAGAACTGAACTGTGGTTGAATTAATCAATGAGCCATTCAATAGCGGACTCGTATTCTTCGAACGATTTTATCTCGCCAGACACAAACCAGCTTCCTACTTTTGAAGCGAGTTCCTGCCAATTTTTGTCGCCATAAATCGCTATCTTGTCGATCTTAGAATTAAGCTCTAACCCAAGTTTGAAATCGTCCCACGCAGCGCGCAGTTCCCAACCCGTTAACGTTGATATGTCGACCAACATCTTCAGTGCCGAAGAATCGATCTCTTCTATCGCTGTGTTTAGGATTGGCATCATTGCTTGATAATCGTCGTGCGTGAGCTTTCCTTTCGCTTTAAACACAATGATTGTTTCACCGCTAACACGTTCAATCCCAATCGATATTCCATGACGTTCGATACTCATAGCCTAGCCCTTATATTAGAAATCTAAACTTAGCTTAGAGTATCAAGTAGCGAATAAATGAGATGCCTGCGTCAAAATCATCAAGCTTTTAAAGTGGATTTTCAGCTTAGAAAAGCTAAGCCATAGCCGCAATTAAACTTAGTTATAACGACATCTCCAACAGCTCACTCAAATATTGAATCTGCACGACATTTGCAAGGTTTGATTCGCTCAGCTTCTTGCCACTGGAGTTTAACCAAATGGCTTGTAAGCCGGCTTCTAACGCAGGGTAGATGTCTTTTTCGAGAGTGTCTCCAATCATCGTCACATCCTGAGCTTGAACACCTAACTGTGTAATGATTGCAGGATAAAAATCAGAATCGTATTTAGATAAACCAATACTCGCCTTGCAGAAGTAACCATCAATATATTGAGACAAATCGACACGTTCAAACGCTCGGATGATGTCATCCTTACTTGAGTCAGCCGCATTGGTCGCGATGTAGACATTGTGATGTTTCGACAATTCAGCCAACAACACGCGAGCCCCACTCATTTCTTCAACGGTTTTCCAGTCACACATTTTCCCTTGTGCGTCTGGAAAGTCGATCATCAGCGTATTGCCCCAGTCGAATAGGACTATTTCTGTTAATTCGATTAGCTTTGTCATCTTGCCTCCTGCATACGATGAATTTCTAGCGTTTAGGCGAGCCTATAAGAATTTCTCAATAAGAATCTCATCAAAGTACTGGTCTCCAATCTTGCCATGTTTCTTTGCTGTTCCTACAATTTCAAAGCCTTGCTTTAAGTAAACCGCTAATGCGCGCTCATTGTCTGCTCTTACATAGGCGAAGAGCTTTTCATAACCTTTGGCTTTCGCTGATTTGAAAGTGTAATCAAACAACTGCTTGGCGACGCCCTGTCCACGGCTATTGGCATCAACATAGGTTCCAATGATACCAACATGGTCAAAGGCTTTAGTATAAGTAGCAAATGGTTCGACATTCTGAAAGCCAAGTAACTGACTCGTAGCTTCGTTAACTGCAACGCTAAACACACCACGCTCAGGGAATGACTCGATAAAAGCTTTCTCTTCATCAACAGAAAAGGTCTGATCCAAGATGGTATAACGTGCTTCGATTATGATTGGGTTCAACACATCAATAATGCCTTGTGCATCATCTATTGTAACTTCTCTAACGGTTAAGCTCATTGTTATCTACCTTGTTACTGTTTGTTGAGCACTAACCTTAAACATAAAATGCCACGTATAGTGATTCAATCAAACTCTCTTTACTTATACACCACTTTGAAACGCTCAAGTACCAGCATCATGTCTTCACTTGGGTTTATCTTGAGTTCTTCACACTCACGAGAGAAGAAGTTCCAGTGCGCTTTCTTCCACCATTCTAAGGATTTGTCACCCTCGCCCTCAGCAGCAGCAAATTCAGCCGTGACTTCATTATATGGACACGATGAAACTGAGGTAATTTCAACGATGCAGATAGGCTTGCCATTCCAATCAGTGACGACTTGTAGGTGGCCTATAATCGGCCTAGTCTCACCTTCATAGGTGTACCAATATTCAAGGCCGCAAGACGCCCGCTTTTCACCGTTCAGTATCAGCTGTGCACACAAGTTGGCGTTGTATTCGTCGGCGCAGTAATAGTCAGCACTGAATGAGGTGTATTGTTTGGCAAGTTCCGTTGGCAATGAGTTTAGATAGTTATCTAGATAAGCCTGGCTTCTTTCTTCCATGATCTTTCCAATTTGAATATAAGGTTCAGTCAGCAAGCACCTCAATGAGGAAGCAACAGACTGCAGTGTTCGGTAAGCTATCAAGGCGTGAGAACGGTGTAAACCTAGAGAACCTAAAAATGGGGTTTGAGTGAGAACGGTGTTAGAGAGAAAGAACTAAAAGCACCTTTAAGCTTTGCTTTTAGCTCTTTGTATCTCGTTATTTATGACTGTTGATTAGCTTAACGGTTAAGGAAATCAACCGCTTTGTCTGGGAAGTCGGTAAACAAACCATCGACTTTTACTTGGTTGTAGAAAACGTCCAACATGCCATCAAAGTTGTCAGCGTAAGCTGGAATTCTTCCTGGATCAGCACGGAACGTATAAGGGTGCACGTCTAAGCCAGCGTCTTTGGCTGATTTCATTAACGGCTTGATAATGATGTTTCCTTTGGTCGATGCATCGTCTACCAACATAGGTTTCCAAGGGCCAATGCCGTCAGCGTAGGTAGCGACTTTTTCCATGCCGCCTTTCTCAAACATCCAGTCGTAACTGTATGGTGTGGCTTTGTCGCCCTTGTAAGTCATGGTTTCGTTCCAATCGGTGTAAGCCATCAACTGAACAAGTTTGAGATCCATTTCCATGGCTGGCATTAACTCATCATTAATTCGTTGCAATTCGTTGGCGTCAAAACACTGCAAATAGACCTTGTCGTCTTGCGATAAATAACCATATTGATTCAACGTAGCAAGCACGGCTTTAGAGATATCTTTCCCTTCATGACGGTGGAACCAAGGTGCTTTGATTTCAGGATAAATGCCTACGTCATAACCGAGCGTCTTGTTTAAGCCTTGGATCAATTCGATTTCTTCTGCAAAAGTAGCGACCCGGAAATCAGATTGCCACATAGGGAAACGCGTTGGGTACCCTGCCACTCTGTTGCCTTGTTCATCGAGGTTAAAACCCTCAGTTACTTTTAATGATTTAATTTCGGCAAGCGTAAAGTCAATCGCGTAATAGCGGCCATCTGCTCGTGCGCGATCTGGAAAGCGGTCAGCAACATCGGTGACGCGATCCAAATAGTGGTCATGTAACACCACCAATTGGTCGTCTTTGGTCATCACGACATCTTGTTCAATGTAATCGGGTTTCATTGCGTACGCGAGTGCTTTAGCCGGTAATGTGTGTTCCGGTAAATAACCTGATGCACCACGGTGAGCAATAACTAAAGGATCGGCGAACGCATTGGTTGATAAGCTAAGTGCTAAAAGAGTTAGGCACATTGACGTTGTTTTCATTATTTCTATTCCTTTGATAGCACAGAGGCAGGATATCCCTGCCTCTGTTGTCTATTTGTATGACGTTGTCTAATTAGTAAACTACTGAGTTAACGGTTCTTTTTGTTGCTCTAGTTCTTTTTGTTTATGGTGCGCACGCTCACCTAAGAACGCGTAAATCAGACAAATTATTGAAGCAACACAAGCACCGAGCAAGATAATGAAACCACCATCCCAACCGTAATGGTCAACCATAAAGCCAAGTACTGCGTTGGCAGCAACCGCACCGCCTAGGTAGCCAAACAAACCAGTTAAGCCAGCCGCTGTACCTGCCGCTTTTTTAGGTGCAAGCTCAAGCGCATACAAGCCGATTAGCATTACTGGGCCATAGATAAGGAAACCAATCGCAATCAGTGCCAGCATATCAACCGTTGGGTTGCCTGCTGGGTTTAGCCAGTACACCAACACAGCGACAGTCACGAGAACCATGAACAGGATCCCTGCAGGTGCGCGTCGGCCCTTAAACAACTTATCTGAAATCCAACCACACAATAAAGTGCCAGGGATACCTGCCCACTCGTACAAGAAATAAGCCCAAGACGATTTATCTACTGAGAAATCTTTCGCTTCATTTAAGTAAACCGGAGCCCAATCGAGAACACCGTAACGAATCAGGTAAACAAACGCATTCGCGATAGCAATTGACCACAACAACTTATTAGAGAATATATACTTAAAGAAGATTTCTTTAGCCGTCATCTCTGTCTCGTGAGACTTATCATAGTCATCTGGGTAATCGTCTTTGTGTTCTTCAATAGGAGGTAAACCACAAGACTGAGGTGTATCTCTTACTGTGAACCAAACAAAGACAGCAACGAGAGTGGCAAAAAATGCAGGAACATAAAAAGCGGTTCGCCAGTCGTCGTTAAAAGCCCAAAGACCCAATAAGAACATTGGACCAATCAATCCGCCGCCAACATTGTGCGCCACGTTCCATACCGATACTATCTCGCCACGTTCTTTCCGTGACCACCAGTGCACCATGGTTCGCCCACAAGCCGGCCACCCCATACCTTGGAACCAACCATTCAAGAACAGAAGGATAAACATTGCAGTAATGCTGCCTGTTGCCCATGGCATAAAACCAAAGCAGAACATAACCAATGCCGACATTAACAAGCCGCCACTGAGGAAGTAACGAGGATTAGATCGATCAGAAACGCTTCCCATCAAAAACTTAGATAAACCGTAAGCGATTGATACAGCGGCCAAAGCAACCCCTAGCTCTCCTCGGCTGTACCCTTGTTCAATCAGGTATGGCATCGCCAAACTGAAGTTTTTTCGGACTAGGTAGTAACCCGCATAACCAACAAAGATGCCGAGAAAAAGCTGCCATCGTAAACGTGTGTAGGTGCTATCAATCTTATCTGATGATAAGCGATCGATATGCGCCATGGGTTTGAATATTCCAAACATAGGAACCTCATAATTATTGGGCGATAGAAATTTTAAAATGCTCGAACGAAAAAATTAGACGCTCATTCGAAATCACGGGCATTGTATGTGCTTCAGGATTAATTTCTGTGATAGAGATATCCATTAACAATAAATAACTTTAAATACAGTATTTTAGTTTCATTTAATTAGACTACGCTTCATATTTTCGTTTGCGTGTTTCTGGTTTACCGCAAACTTAAAATGCGTACATTTCGTTCGAATGAGTAAATATCGAACAAAATGTCTTGTAGCAAGAAGGCTATCAAAACTTCATTTTCTACCAACCAACGAGGTATTTATATTCTATGGCTTTCTTTCGAAGCTAAAATACATAGCCAGTCGTGATGTTAAACCTATACTTCCGTTTATTTATTGAACGTTGCTGCTTGCGTATCGTACAACCTCAAGCGATGCAGCAACGCTTAGAACAATTTTGTTTGTTCGCCCACTTATCTTGGGATGGTGTGCAGTCATCAGCTTCTTATGAATTAAATAAACGATAGGAAATATCATGAACAAATCACTTATCGCTCTTGTGCTTACTGCTGTTTTAGCTGGCTGTTCATCAGGTGGGACATCTGAACCAGCACAACCTCAATTTGACGGCGACTATGGTTTTGAAAATATCGATCCCGGTTTTGGACAAGATGATACCGATAACGATGGCGGTTATGAGAATGCAGACCCTGAATATGGTGTTGATGCACCAAGTCTAAAAGACAAAATTGCACAAGCAGATTTAGGTTTCGTCCATATCCCAGAATTGGGTGATATTCCATTTTTTAATAAAGATACTGATGAAGCGCACATCGGAGCAGTAAAAGAACGCTCTAGTGAAGAAGAAACGCTTTACAGCATCTATGTGGATGACAAGCGTGTTGGTGAAATAATAATCCGTGATAGCCATGTCATTATCACTGCTGGCGACAAGGAAATCTCCGGAGAAAGAGAAACCTATAAAGATACCAATCAGACTTTTTGGACTGTACGAGGTACAAGCGGAAATGTAGTTGGCGACTTTAAGCGCCTAGACGATGGTGTTTGGGTATTTCGCGAGGAAATTAACCGCGAGACATTCGTTGTTAAATATCACGATGGGCAATGGCATTTCATCCCTATGTCGGATGTGAAAAACAAAATCAAAGACAACATGCCGTCAAAAGCTGAGATTGTAAAACTACGTACAAAAATACAAGCGAATAAGCTTCGCGCATTGAAGTAGCCATTCAAAAAACAGAACTGGCAGGCATTCAAACAGTATGTTTGGATGCTCTTCTTTACCTACCACTATCTAACACAACTCTTTCGGTAAAATGCTTCAATTTCTCAAGGATGATTCGAATTACGTGACCAAATTAATGGTTGTCTAGGTTTACACCGAGATCGCCAATATTCTGTAAACATAAGCGAGTGATCAAATGACCATCAAAAGCCTTCCTCTACTGACTCTAGCCGCTATCTTGTTGTTATCTTTTACTAGTGCTCACGCTTACGAGCAAAACCAAGATGAAACAGCGATTACGTTTGGGCTATCGGCTGAACGAGGTTGGCGCGATTGGTCAGCTTCTTACATCAAATACCGTGGTGTTGGTTCTCTGGGGTATGGCTTTGAATTTACACGCTCTGCTTACAACGAGGACACCTCGTCTTATGAATACAAACAACGTGACAACGAATATCAGTTTCACGCTCCTATTGGAATCACCGAGAATTTGTACATCACCCCCGGTTACGGGATTAAGCGAACACATACAGACGTAGCTTTAGATAGCCGAGAGTTCTCTGACAGCTCAACCAAACAGGTTGGTGGGTTAGATGCAACCTACATTATGGACAGTGGTTTTGTTGTGACAGCAGGTTTCGATAAAGCTGAAGGCGAAGACCTAGAGTTTTCAATTGGTGCGGGTATCGCGTGGTAAACGATGGTGTTGGTGTAGTGACAAACATAGGAAAACAAAAAGGGCCTAGATTTCTCTAGACCCTTTCAAGTAATAACGTTTGGTGACTTTATGTTGGCTAATTAAACACAACATTAGCTAATTACACGAAATAGCAGTTAGTCACACAAAGTGATTATTCTTCGATGTAAAAAGCTTCTACAGAGCCTTTTAGAGTAATAAGCATTGGCTGACCACGACGATCTAGCGCTTTAGGTGAAGGGATCTTAACCCAACCTTCGCTGATGCAGTATTCTTCAACATCAGTACGCTCTTTACCATTTAGACGAATGCCGATTGGGTATTCGAAACACTCAGCCACGTGGTGTGGGCTGCGTGGGTTGCCTGCAAGATGATCTGGTAAAGCTGGTCTTGAATTAGTATCGCTCATGTTCATTACCTGTATGTACATAAATAGAAAAAGTGCGTCATTCTAGTCAATATAGGCTTTGTGCTCAACAACTGCTGCAATAAATCGTATTGATCGTTTTAATCAGCATCTAGTTGTTTGATTTAAAGGCAGTATGGACATGAGTTTCAACGAAAGTTTTGCGTTATGGATAAAGGGATAAACAATGAACTTAATAAAAGCACCCTGCCCGATGGCCGAGTGCCTATAAACCAGAGTTACCAGTCGTAGGTTACACTTGCAATCACGTTACGGCGATCACCGTAATAACAAGTACCAAACGTAGTATCACTACAAGTAGCGATATAATCTTTATCTGCTAAATTCTTCGCTGCGACTTGGAACTTGTAGTCTTCGATACGGTAGCTCAGCGTTGCATCAAACAATGTGTATGAAGGAACTACGTTAGTCTCTGTATTATCAGCGTATGATTCACCAACGTAACGCGCACCGGCACCGACTGTTAGTCCATCTAATGGACCATTTAGGAAACGGTAGTTTGCCCAAGCTGAAGCGAGTTGGTCAGCAATTTGTGAAGGCGTGTTGCCTACATTACTGCTTGTCGAATCTGCTGTTATTTCAGAATCGATGAATGAAATGTTACCAATTAAGGTTAGTGCTTCAGTCACGTTTGCGACAGCTTCTAGCTCTAGACCACGGTTACGAACCTCACCAATTTGCGTTAGTTGACCAGCGACCTGACGCGCTAAGTTTTCTTTCGATACTTCAAACGCAGCAATATTGAAGTAACCATCGAAACTACGCGGTTGATACTTCAAACCTACTTCGTACTGATCGCCACGTTCCGGCTTAGCTGGGTTCCCATTTTGATCTAATTGAATAATCGGATTAAACGACTGTGCATAGCTCGCGTATGGTGTAAAACCACTATCCATCAAGTAAGCAACACCGAAGTTGGTCGTCCATTCTTCATTATCAACCTTAGTTTTAGCTCCGGTTGTTGTGTTATGTGTCTTGTTTTCAGAATCATCATAACGAACACCAATTTGAACAGCCCACTTGTCTGCAATCATCATTTGATTTTGTATATACAGACCTAACTGATTGTTTTTAGTTTTCGTCGTTTGACGCTGTGACTCTGTATACGGTTGCTGAGTAACTGGATTGAATAACGTAATATTACTGCCGTAGTTTGGATTAAATATGTTAAACAATGGGTTGCCGTCAGATAGAACGATAGGATCCCCTGTCAACCTGTTTAGAGGATAGTCTTTGCTCTCAATATCAATACTTTGATAATCAATACCAGCTAAAAGAGTATGGTCTACAGAACCGGTTGTGAACTTATGAATAACGCGATTATCCATGTTAAACGCATCAGACGTACCCTCTTCTGTCGTTGCACCACGAACTACAGAAGTATTAGTTGGATCTAACGGACCATAGCCCAAGTCTTTCGCATAGCCAATCGTGTACATTTGACGAAGGTTGATGTCCATCTTGCTGTAACGCGTGTTCTGCATGAAATAAGTGCTGTCATTGAAATGATGTTCAAATTCATAACCTACTGACAATTGTTCACGCTCGAACGTTTCCCAATCTGTATTACCTACCGCAGTGCTATCACTGATTTTTCCATTTGGATTCGACGTTAACGTCCCTTCCATTGGTAAGAATTGTAGGTACGGATCAGAATCATCTTTTTGGTAGCTAGTTAGCAGCGTGATTTTGGTGTCATCTGTGAATTTATAAGCAAGAGAAGGGGCAATAAAAATGCGTTCAGCTTCTACTCCATCAACACGGCTGCCATTTTTACGACCAAGCGCTTGCAGACGAAACGCCATTTTATCGTTAACTTCAGAGTTCACATCCAAGCTAATTTGCTTGC harbors:
- a CDS encoding SpoIIAA family protein, whose product is MSIERHGISIGIERVSGETIIVFKAKGKLTHDDYQAMMPILNTAIEEIDSSALKMLVDISTLTGWELRAAWDDFKLGLELNSKIDKIAIYGDKNWQELASKVGSWFVSGEIKSFEEYESAIEWLID
- the glpQ gene encoding glycerophosphodiester phosphodiesterase encodes the protein MKTTSMCLTLLALSLSTNAFADPLVIAHRGASGYLPEHTLPAKALAYAMKPDYIEQDVVMTKDDQLVVLHDHYLDRVTDVADRFPDRARADGRYYAIDFTLAEIKSLKVTEGFNLDEQGNRVAGYPTRFPMWQSDFRVATFAEEIELIQGLNKTLGYDVGIYPEIKAPWFHRHEGKDISKAVLATLNQYGYLSQDDKVYLQCFDANELQRINDELMPAMEMDLKLVQLMAYTDWNETMTYKGDKATPYSYDWMFEKGGMEKVATYADGIGPWKPMLVDDASTKGNIIIKPLMKSAKDAGLDVHPYTFRADPGRIPAYADNFDGMLDVFYNQVKVDGLFTDFPDKAVDFLNR
- a CDS encoding HAD family hydrolase — protein: MTKLIELTEIVLFDWGNTLMIDFPDAQGKMCDWKTVEEMSGARVLLAELSKHHNVYIATNAADSSKDDIIRAFERVDLSQYIDGYFCKASIGLSKYDSDFYPAIITQLGVQAQDVTMIGDTLEKDIYPALEAGLQAIWLNSSGKKLSESNLANVVQIQYLSELLEMSL
- a CDS encoding NUDIX hydrolase encodes the protein MNKVIDKLAWIFIKDGKLLMVRSKGKELFYLPGGKREAGESDEQALVREIKEEISVDLVPNSIKYVETFTGQADGKAEGVSVQLTCYLAEYAGELSPDAEIEELKFVDGNDRAVCSLAALFAVDWLEANQFLPLVNS
- a CDS encoding TonB-dependent siderophore receptor, whose protein sequence is MRTPTALAVALVISSGMVQANEDETVVVIGQQLEDSSVGPDFSYVGLSSRTATKTDVAIGETPRAISIVTREQMDDRASISIADALQYTPSIQANYFGEDNKQDWFVIRGFKQANSGLYQDGTRLYSSGFYSWQIDPFGLERVEILRGPGSALYGQTPPGGVINVVSKRPQFDGGSGQFAIEYGTDDRKQISLDVNSEVNDKMAFRLQALGRKNGSRVDGVEAERIFIAPSLAYKFTDDTKITLLTSYQKDDSDPYLQFLPMEGTLTSNPNGKISDSTAVGNTDWETFEREQLSVGYEFEHHFNDSTYFMQNTRYSKMDINLRQMYTIGYAKDLGYGPLDPTNTSVVRGATTEEGTSDAFNMDNRVIHKFTTGSVDHTLLAGIDYQSIDIESKDYPLNRLTGDPIVLSDGNPLFNIFNPNYGSNITLFNPVTQQPYTESQRQTTKTKNNQLGLYIQNQMMIADKWAVQIGVRYDDSENKTHNTTTGAKTKVDNEEWTTNFGVAYLMDSGFTPYASYAQSFNPIIQLDQNGNPAKPERGDQYEVGLKYQPRSFDGYFNIAAFEVSKENLARQVAGQLTQIGEVRNRGLELEAVANVTEALTLIGNISFIDSEITADSTSSNVGNTPSQIADQLASAWANYRFLNGPLDGLTVGAGARYVGESYADNTETNVVPSYTLFDATLSYRIEDYKFQVAAKNLADKDYIATCSDTTFGTCYYGDRRNVIASVTYDW
- a CDS encoding GNAT family N-acetyltransferase; this translates as MSLTVREVTIDDAQGIIDVLNPIIIEARYTILDQTFSVDEEKAFIESFPERGVFSVAVNEATSQLLGFQNVEPFATYTKAFDHVGIIGTYVDANSRGQGVAKQLFDYTFKSAKAKGYEKLFAYVRADNERALAVYLKQGFEIVGTAKKHGKIGDQYFDEILIEKFL
- a CDS encoding DUF3297 family protein encodes the protein MSDTNSRPALPDHLAGNPRSPHHVAECFEYPIGIRLNGKERTDVEEYCISEGWVKIPSPKALDRRGQPMLITLKGSVEAFYIEE
- the glpT gene encoding glycerol-3-phosphate transporter; this encodes MFGIFKPMAHIDRLSSDKIDSTYTRLRWQLFLGIFVGYAGYYLVRKNFSLAMPYLIEQGYSRGELGVALAAVSIAYGLSKFLMGSVSDRSNPRYFLSGGLLMSALVMFCFGFMPWATGSITAMFILLFLNGWFQGMGWPACGRTMVHWWSRKERGEIVSVWNVAHNVGGGLIGPMFLLGLWAFNDDWRTAFYVPAFFATLVAVFVWFTVRDTPQSCGLPPIEEHKDDYPDDYDKSHETEMTAKEIFFKYIFSNKLLWSIAIANAFVYLIRYGVLDWAPVYLNEAKDFSVDKSSWAYFLYEWAGIPGTLLCGWISDKLFKGRRAPAGILFMVLVTVAVLVYWLNPAGNPTVDMLALIAIGFLIYGPVMLIGLYALELAPKKAAGTAAGLTGLFGYLGGAVAANAVLGFMVDHYGWDGGFIILLGACVASIICLIYAFLGERAHHKQKELEQQKEPLTQ
- a CDS encoding YkgJ family cysteine cluster protein; the encoded protein is MKNCNQCGKCCIKYGNGDLAATQEEIDLWELFNPDIYEYVRGSEIWFDPKSGERLSRCPFLEVVPTKDKNAQAKYTCSIYLDRPEDCRHYPSLINEMVRDECEMIEVIDLQDTKKAQRRLDFLMKDSRPSSFS
- a CDS encoding ASCH domain-containing protein is translated as MEERSQAYLDNYLNSLPTELAKQYTSFSADYYCADEYNANLCAQLILNGEKRASCGLEYWYTYEGETRPIIGHLQVVTDWNGKPICIVEITSVSSCPYNEVTAEFAAAEGEGDKSLEWWKKAHWNFFSRECEELKINPSEDMMLVLERFKVVYK
- a CDS encoding membrane lipoprotein lipid attachment site-containing protein, with the translated sequence MNKSLIALVLTAVLAGCSSGGTSEPAQPQFDGDYGFENIDPGFGQDDTDNDGGYENADPEYGVDAPSLKDKIAQADLGFVHIPELGDIPFFNKDTDEAHIGAVKERSSEEETLYSIYVDDKRVGEIIIRDSHVIITAGDKEISGERETYKDTNQTFWTVRGTSGNVVGDFKRLDDGVWVFREEINRETFVVKYHDGQWHFIPMSDVKNKIKDNMPSKAEIVKLRTKIQANKLRALK